TTACCGCGTGACCTTTTTATACAACTGGTGTTGCATTAGCTGGTTGCGCGCGGGGTCATAAAAGGCATAATTAGCAATATTTGTGACGCCGTCGGGAATCGCGTAGTCACTTACATTCCCCTTAGCAGGACACTGAATCAACAAAGTCATTCCCTTATCAAACAAAATTCCATTCGTACTACTGTAGTAATGATTTTGCGGGTCAACCGATATGACCGCCAAGCTGTCGCACCTTTTAAAAGCACAATATCCAATATTTGTTACGCCCGATGGGATCGTAATGAAGATTAGGCTACTGCATTGATAAAACGCGGTGTCCCCAATGCTGTAAACATTTGTGCCGATCGAGATATTTGTCAGGCCACAGTAGTAAAAGGCATTAGCACCAATTGTGGTAGCGTTAGTGCCAATTATGACATTGGAAAGATTTTGGCAACTATAGAATGCTCCATCTTCAATTCTGGTTACACTGTTGGGGACCACATAGGTACCTCCTTTTCCGCCTGGATACTGAATGAGAGTAGTTTTGTTAGAATTAAACAAAACACCATTCGTGCTGCTATAACGGCTATTGACTGCATTGACCGTTATTGTGACAAGCTGCCCGCAATCTGCAAAAGCATATGGCCCAATATAATTAACATTGCTAGATATTTGGACAGAAGGACCAATGCCGTAGCAACTTTTAAAGGATCGATCCCCAATATTTGTGACACTATTTGGGATCTGCACTTGAGCTAAGCCGGGACAGTAATAGAACGCATCATTTCCGATCGTTGAAACGTTGCTACCAAATGTAACGTTTGTCAAATTGTAACAGGTAGAGAATGCACTATTACCAATTCTGACAACACTACTCGGGATCGTCACACTTGTAAGTGAGGTCTTGTATTGAAATGATGAATCCCCGATGCAAGAAACCGTCAATCCGTTGATCTTATTCGTGATAGTCACGGCAGTATTTGTACCAATGTACCCCGTGATCGTGATTGATCCATTATTGGTTATGTAAGTGTAGTCCGGGGTTATTGCCGATGATGTAACTGCACACAAGACCAGTACACACAACATCCAATTCATCC
The sequence above is a segment of the bacterium genome. Coding sequences within it:
- a CDS encoding leucine-rich repeat domain-containing protein — translated: MNWMLCVLVLCAVTSSAITPDYTYITNNGSITITGYIGTNTAVTITNKINGLTVSCIGDSSFQYKTSLTSVTIPSSVVRIGNSAFSTCYNLTNVTFGSNVSTIGNDAFYYCPGLAQVQIPNSVTNIGDRSFKSCYGIGPSVQISSNVNYIGPYAFADCGQLVTITVNAVNSRYSSTNGVLFNSNKTTLIQYPGGKGGTYVVPNSVTRIEDGAFYSCQNLSNVIIGTNATTIGANAFYYCGLTNISIGTNVYSIGDTAFYQCSSLIFITIPSGVTNIGYCAFKRCDSLAVISVDPQNHYYSSTNGILFDKGMTLLIQCPAKGNVSDYAIPDGVTNIANYAFYDPARNQLMQHQLYKKVTR